One window of Arthrobacter oryzae genomic DNA carries:
- a CDS encoding DUF5671 domain-containing protein, with protein sequence MHQPAGEAVSAARTAPAPAAGSAQPTVRRLIVYTLLFALVVVTAIGLSGLLGRLLGAGTVLVAGDVAGLARSLAFTLIGGPMAAVLWWFVWRRLDDAVERSSVGWGLYLTGMYAVSLITSATGLLSALSAVIGGERLGWQLSLSNGLVWAGVLAWHRWMWRHPRKSPSLISDVPTVVGAVYGLIVGVGGTITALANLLDTAIQGFTSSASIGDPWWRLALQALAWGAGGAVIWWWHWLHDGGRRLKTDFADVALVVVGILGAVLLTVGGTGTVLYVLLRLAFDRTDPVSEIVGPLGAALAAGAVGALVWAYHRTVTAGRAETTLQAAKLVTSGVGLVAAATGIGVVVNSLLSIAATPLAGGGARTLLLGGISSLAVGGPLWWFTWKPGVPPEPTELGRRGRRVYLIAVFGLSAIVAVITLLVIGYRVFEFLLDDVTGSSLVDRTRAPLGLLVATGLAAGYHFAVWRHDRSLTASVAPPKRMVRKVILVASGDPEPLVRVAAEVTGASVTVWKRADVGTSGAVPAGDAEGTTRDLTEQLARALEGVAADRVLVVAGPGSRLEVIPLGAD encoded by the coding sequence ATGCACCAACCGGCCGGTGAAGCCGTGAGCGCCGCCCGGACGGCGCCCGCCCCGGCGGCGGGGTCCGCCCAGCCCACAGTCCGCCGCCTCATCGTCTACACGCTGCTTTTCGCACTGGTTGTGGTGACCGCCATCGGACTGAGCGGCCTGCTGGGCAGGCTTCTCGGCGCCGGCACTGTGCTTGTCGCAGGTGACGTGGCAGGCCTTGCGCGCTCGCTCGCTTTCACGCTGATCGGCGGCCCCATGGCGGCCGTGCTCTGGTGGTTCGTGTGGCGACGGCTCGATGACGCAGTGGAGAGGTCGTCGGTGGGATGGGGGCTGTACCTGACCGGCATGTACGCTGTCTCGCTCATCACGTCGGCCACCGGGCTGCTCAGCGCCCTGTCCGCTGTCATCGGCGGCGAACGGCTGGGCTGGCAGCTTTCACTGTCCAACGGGCTGGTCTGGGCAGGCGTGCTGGCATGGCACCGGTGGATGTGGCGCCATCCGCGGAAGAGCCCTTCACTGATTTCGGACGTCCCAACCGTCGTGGGCGCGGTCTACGGGCTCATCGTTGGAGTGGGCGGCACCATTACGGCGCTCGCGAATCTCCTGGACACCGCGATCCAGGGCTTTACGTCCTCGGCGTCCATCGGTGATCCGTGGTGGAGGCTCGCCCTGCAGGCGCTGGCCTGGGGAGCCGGCGGCGCCGTCATTTGGTGGTGGCACTGGTTGCACGACGGCGGACGCCGGCTGAAGACCGATTTCGCCGACGTGGCGCTGGTGGTGGTAGGAATCCTCGGGGCCGTCCTCCTGACGGTGGGCGGCACAGGAACCGTCCTGTACGTCCTGCTCCGCCTGGCCTTCGACCGCACGGATCCCGTGAGTGAAATCGTCGGTCCCCTGGGTGCGGCGTTGGCGGCAGGCGCCGTGGGCGCCCTCGTCTGGGCATACCACCGGACCGTCACTGCGGGCCGTGCCGAAACCACGCTGCAGGCAGCGAAGCTCGTGACTTCAGGGGTGGGTCTGGTGGCCGCCGCCACCGGGATCGGCGTCGTGGTCAACTCCTTGCTCAGCATCGCGGCGACACCACTGGCCGGCGGCGGAGCCCGCACCCTGCTGCTGGGAGGCATCAGTTCTCTGGCGGTCGGCGGACCGCTGTGGTGGTTCACATGGAAACCCGGGGTTCCGCCGGAGCCTACTGAACTTGGCCGCCGCGGCCGGCGCGTTTACCTCATCGCGGTTTTCGGCCTGAGCGCGATTGTCGCTGTCATCACGCTCCTGGTGATCGGGTACCGCGTCTTCGAATTCCTGCTCGACGACGTCACCGGCTCCAGCCTGGTGGACCGCACCCGCGCGCCCCTGGGCCTACTGGTGGCCACGGGCCTGGCCGCCGGGTACCACTTCGCCGTCTGGCGGCACGACCGGTCCCTCACGGCGTCTGTTGCGCCCCCGAAACGAATGGTCCGGAAGGTGATCCTCGTGGCTTCAGGTGATCCGGAGCCGCTGGTGCGGGTGGCGGCTGAGGTGACCGGTGCGAGCGTCACGGTGTGGAAGAGGGCCGACGTCGGAACCTCCGGTGCGGTGCCTGCGGGTGACGCGGAGGGGACCACACGCGACTTGACGGAGCAGCTTGCCCGCGCACTGGAGGGTGTTGCGGCCGACCGTGTCCTGGTGGTGGCGGGCCCGGGGTCCCGCCTTGAGGTGATTCCGCTGGGTGCGGACTAG
- a CDS encoding DUF5129 domain-containing protein: protein MRRALAAVLLTLLGLLCGSVAGSAAARAEPPVEIVVEDGAGILDSNRLVPAVEAVDFHEPTRVAVFTYRGSAEANLNEEVLRFARANHPEWISADGQKWADGLFIFAVDPLGRHVGTYMGEDRKVSLEQREDIQNASKDLLRDAQWTDGTIAGIRRGAELINQPWYQSTGFLVTAWSTVAAAVLGAGTWLIVRWRTRVDSRKELARGDASYANVSMDLQVTELNAGTIPESSRYGSTVLEKHRTFLAKYNAATGLSNQAHALTARSMSRRPNLKLIRGYADASAELDALDDVIADTNALLNRGSAWASAWDRQLAPFRGDLAALEQMLTKRHAEGDSATAAALRSFREQSHRDIERWSAELADGTITPETALDRLRDARTHLTELLKNHADTVIAGFARNDREARLMRQEMENAQAGTKAKYGRTYEPSILGTVYPSYYFFSVPAFNTGFSTGVGSVSTARGGGSTTGYGATGGSFSGSGSSSNF, encoded by the coding sequence ATGCGCCGGGCCCTCGCTGCCGTGTTGCTTACGCTCCTCGGCCTGCTCTGCGGCTCGGTGGCAGGCTCAGCCGCTGCCCGTGCAGAGCCGCCGGTGGAAATCGTGGTGGAAGACGGCGCCGGAATACTTGACAGTAACAGGCTGGTCCCGGCGGTTGAGGCAGTTGACTTCCATGAGCCCACCCGGGTTGCCGTCTTTACCTACCGGGGGTCCGCGGAGGCCAACCTCAATGAAGAAGTCCTTCGCTTCGCCCGGGCCAACCATCCGGAGTGGATCAGCGCCGACGGCCAGAAATGGGCGGACGGCCTCTTCATCTTCGCTGTGGACCCGCTGGGCCGCCATGTGGGCACCTACATGGGCGAGGACCGCAAAGTTTCCCTGGAACAGCGCGAGGACATCCAGAATGCTTCCAAGGATTTGCTACGGGATGCCCAGTGGACTGACGGGACAATCGCCGGTATCCGCCGCGGGGCTGAGCTGATCAACCAGCCGTGGTACCAGTCCACGGGCTTCCTGGTCACGGCCTGGAGCACTGTGGCAGCTGCCGTCCTCGGCGCGGGGACGTGGTTGATCGTTCGCTGGCGGACCAGGGTGGACAGCCGCAAGGAACTGGCCCGCGGAGACGCGAGCTACGCCAATGTCAGCATGGACCTGCAGGTCACTGAGCTCAACGCCGGCACCATTCCGGAGTCCTCGCGGTACGGAAGCACCGTCCTGGAAAAGCACCGCACCTTCCTGGCGAAGTACAACGCCGCCACCGGCCTGTCGAACCAGGCACACGCGCTGACTGCCCGGTCCATGAGCCGGCGGCCAAACCTCAAACTCATACGGGGCTATGCCGACGCTTCCGCGGAACTGGACGCGCTGGATGACGTCATCGCCGACACCAACGCCCTGCTGAACCGGGGGTCCGCGTGGGCATCCGCGTGGGACCGGCAGCTGGCACCGTTCCGCGGTGACCTGGCCGCCCTCGAACAGATGCTCACCAAGCGGCACGCCGAGGGCGACTCGGCGACGGCCGCGGCGCTCCGGTCCTTCCGCGAGCAAAGCCACCGGGACATCGAACGGTGGTCGGCCGAACTTGCCGACGGCACGATCACCCCTGAAACAGCCCTGGACCGGCTGCGGGACGCGCGGACGCATCTGACGGAACTGCTGAAGAACCACGCGGACACCGTGATCGCCGGCTTTGCCCGGAACGACCGGGAAGCCAGACTGATGCGCCAGGAAATGGAAAACGCACAGGCCGGAACCAAGGCAAAATATGGCCGCACTTACGAGCCCAGCATCCTGGGCACGGTCTATCCGTCGTACTACTTCTTCTCGGTCCCCGCCTTCAACACCGGATTCAGCACGGGGGTGGGCAGTGTCAGCACGGCGCGCGGCGGCGGCAGCACAACCGGCTACGGAGCCACCGGGGGTAGTTTTTCCGGGTCCGGAAGTTCATCCAACTTCTGA
- a CDS encoding cupin domain-containing protein, producing MTTNVVAQLAVKSHDAPDEKRRPDKTEVDLVSVDAYTIGRFTFEPGWRWSECIKPVVNTDSCQLSHVGYCVSGRLTVQTTDGSQINITSGDSYSIPPGHDAWVEGGEPFTGIEFVSAAVFAKAPE from the coding sequence ATGACCACGAACGTTGTCGCTCAGCTCGCTGTAAAATCCCACGATGCTCCCGACGAAAAGCGCCGTCCCGACAAGACGGAAGTGGACCTTGTGTCCGTCGACGCCTACACCATCGGACGGTTCACCTTCGAGCCCGGCTGGCGGTGGTCCGAATGCATCAAACCGGTGGTAAATACCGATTCCTGCCAGCTCAGCCACGTTGGTTACTGCGTTTCCGGCAGGCTCACCGTCCAGACCACCGACGGCAGCCAGATCAACATCACCTCAGGTGATTCGTACAGCATCCCGCCGGGGCATGACGCATGGGTCGAAGGAGGGGAACCTTTTACCGGGATTGAGTTCGTCAGCGCCGCCGTGTTCGCCAAGGCCCCCGAATAG
- a CDS encoding DUF1918 domain-containing protein: MKAAQGDRITIRGKTVGSAERHGQIIEVHGADGAPPYVVRFDDGHETTVIPGGDFVIDRIHPPQ; this comes from the coding sequence ATGAAGGCAGCCCAGGGAGACCGGATCACAATCCGGGGCAAGACGGTCGGGTCCGCGGAGCGCCACGGCCAGATCATTGAGGTCCACGGTGCTGACGGAGCGCCGCCGTACGTCGTGCGTTTCGACGACGGCCATGAAACCACCGTGATTCCTGGCGGTGATTTCGTCATTGACAGGATCCATCCGCCACAGTGA
- a CDS encoding NlpC/P60 family protein, which produces MSSRNLPDHHRSTAPAGRPGSTPAGGRIRAGRRAAVLAAASGLVLSGTGAAQAADAPAERDTAPASALDATAQVGAPLSADSHVRISFERPDVSTTPAPVEAPVEEAAPVEVAAPAEATPAPAAPAPAAPAVSVQVQAAAPAPAPAPAAGGVNAAMVSAAYAQLGITQDCTAMVEKALGSAGIPVGDLAPMQFMNYGSVVGEPQPGDMVVQSGHVGIYIGDGQVISGGMNGVNATVKHPLSWLTATGGVTFVRAGA; this is translated from the coding sequence ATGTCTTCACGCAATCTGCCCGACCATCACCGGTCCACCGCGCCCGCCGGGCGCCCGGGGTCCACACCTGCCGGAGGGAGGATCCGCGCGGGACGCCGGGCTGCGGTCCTGGCGGCCGCTTCGGGCCTGGTCCTTTCCGGCACCGGGGCTGCCCAGGCGGCCGATGCCCCCGCGGAACGAGACACCGCTCCGGCCTCCGCCCTGGATGCCACGGCCCAGGTGGGCGCCCCGCTCAGCGCTGACTCGCATGTCAGGATCAGCTTCGAGCGGCCTGATGTCAGCACCACGCCCGCTCCGGTGGAGGCGCCGGTCGAAGAGGCCGCTCCGGTGGAGGTGGCTGCTCCGGCGGAGGCCACTCCCGCGCCGGCCGCCCCGGCCCCTGCTGCGCCAGCGGTTTCCGTCCAGGTCCAGGCGGCGGCACCCGCCCCTGCGCCGGCGCCTGCTGCCGGCGGTGTCAATGCCGCCATGGTTTCCGCTGCGTACGCGCAGCTGGGAATCACCCAGGACTGCACCGCAATGGTGGAAAAGGCCCTCGGCTCAGCGGGCATTCCCGTGGGCGACCTGGCCCCGATGCAGTTCATGAACTACGGCTCGGTAGTGGGCGAACCGCAGCCCGGCGACATGGTGGTGCAATCCGGCCATGTGGGCATTTACATTGGCGACGGCCAGGTGATCAGCGGCGGAATGAACGGCGTCAACGCCACGGTCAAGCACCCGCTGTCCTGGCTCACGGCCACCGGCGGCGTGACGTTCGTCCGCGCCGGAGCCTAG
- a CDS encoding polysaccharide deacetylase family protein, producing the protein MRWSNRPVRNYPRHVADPPEASPGGWRGRRWTAVLGALLLAAGTVVGVAGTSRAAEPTIVSLTFDDGLGSQLAAEQVLKAHGLVGTFFITTSFIGSSGFLTQANLQAFAADGNEIAGHSVTHPDMTTLSAAAARAEACNSKSTLQDWGFNVTSFAYPFAAENATAQSAVRDCGYTSSRGLGDLRSPASCASCPVAETLPPQNPMVTRAPDQVASTWSLADLQNTVTNAETTGGWLQLTFHEIANGTDPSLSISPAVFESFVTWLAARTANGTTSVRTVAQAMGQSPVTSPPPPSPSPSPSPSPSPSPSPSPSPSPISFVDVPPGSQLYTEVSWMANQGISNGWYESDGTRTFRPGVAASRDMMAAFFYRLAGSPAYTPAGSPFADVTPETPFYKEILWLASQGITNGWAEANGTRTFRPTVAVNRDQVAAFIYRFAGNPAYTPTAPPFTDISTQNAFYTEVAWMSSQGISYGWAEPDGTRTFRPGLPVNRDQVAAFLYRYKTAFPD; encoded by the coding sequence ATGCGTTGGTCGAATCGCCCTGTCCGCAATTATCCGCGCCATGTGGCTGATCCCCCGGAAGCCTCTCCCGGAGGCTGGCGCGGCCGGCGCTGGACGGCGGTCCTGGGCGCGCTCCTGCTCGCCGCGGGTACCGTGGTGGGTGTGGCCGGCACGTCACGGGCTGCGGAACCAACCATTGTCAGCCTGACATTCGACGACGGCCTCGGCAGCCAGCTCGCCGCCGAGCAGGTCCTGAAAGCCCACGGGCTGGTGGGGACGTTCTTTATCACTACCTCCTTCATCGGTTCGTCCGGATTCCTCACCCAGGCGAACCTGCAGGCCTTCGCCGCCGACGGCAACGAGATCGCGGGCCACAGCGTGACCCACCCGGATATGACAACACTCAGCGCTGCAGCCGCCCGCGCGGAGGCGTGTAACAGCAAATCGACGTTGCAAGATTGGGGCTTCAACGTCACCAGCTTTGCGTATCCGTTTGCGGCGGAGAATGCGACCGCCCAATCAGCCGTCCGCGACTGCGGATACACCAGTTCCAGGGGCCTCGGCGACCTGCGGTCCCCGGCCAGCTGCGCCTCCTGCCCCGTTGCGGAAACGCTGCCTCCGCAGAATCCCATGGTGACCAGGGCGCCGGACCAGGTGGCCAGCACCTGGAGCCTGGCAGACCTGCAAAACACGGTCACCAACGCGGAGACCACGGGCGGCTGGCTGCAGCTAACCTTCCACGAAATTGCCAACGGCACGGACCCGTCCCTGTCCATCAGTCCGGCTGTGTTCGAATCCTTCGTCACGTGGCTGGCTGCGCGTACGGCAAACGGTACGACGTCGGTCCGGACAGTGGCGCAAGCCATGGGCCAGTCCCCCGTGACGTCCCCGCCGCCGCCGTCACCGTCCCCGTCTCCATCCCCCTCACCGTCCCCATCCCCATCCCCCTCACCCTCGCCGTCGCCAATCTCTTTCGTTGACGTCCCGCCCGGCTCGCAGCTCTACACAGAGGTCAGCTGGATGGCCAACCAGGGAATCAGCAACGGCTGGTACGAAAGTGACGGTACCCGCACGTTCCGTCCCGGAGTTGCCGCCAGCAGAGACATGATGGCGGCGTTCTTCTATCGGCTGGCCGGGAGCCCTGCCTATACGCCGGCAGGTTCCCCGTTTGCGGATGTCACGCCGGAGACCCCCTTCTACAAGGAGATCCTGTGGCTCGCCTCCCAGGGAATCACCAACGGCTGGGCCGAAGCCAACGGCACCAGGACCTTCAGGCCAACAGTGGCCGTCAACCGGGACCAGGTCGCGGCCTTTATTTACCGTTTCGCCGGAAACCCCGCCTACACACCAACAGCGCCTCCGTTTACGGATATCTCAACGCAAAACGCCTTTTACACCGAGGTCGCATGGATGTCATCCCAGGGAATCTCCTACGGCTGGGCGGAACCGGACGGCACCAGGACCTTCCGGCCGGGATTGCCCGTGAACCGGGATCAGGTGGCCGCATTCCTTTACCGCTACAAGACCGCTTTTCCAGACTAG
- a CDS encoding DNA alkylation repair protein, producing the protein MTDACDFVDAALQRESSWLRAEEAQARLGERHQYYGASVGAVRGTIRDMLRRHRGLGHDDITALSTELWSVPVFERRLAAVVLLQSRVAVLNNSDLTRIEGFVREAQLGELVDPLAADVVRPLIAALEGPAGTRADVVLDRWARDPDPWLRRAAALSRQAGPQPPARRSTTA; encoded by the coding sequence GTGACGGATGCCTGTGACTTCGTGGATGCCGCGCTGCAGCGGGAGAGTTCCTGGCTCAGGGCAGAAGAGGCACAAGCCCGGCTGGGCGAACGGCATCAGTACTATGGCGCGTCAGTGGGTGCGGTGCGGGGAACCATCCGCGACATGCTGCGCCGCCACCGTGGCCTCGGACATGATGACATCACTGCCCTCAGCACGGAGCTCTGGTCGGTCCCCGTGTTCGAACGGCGCCTGGCCGCGGTGGTGCTGCTGCAGTCCCGGGTGGCCGTTCTCAACAACTCCGACCTCACGCGGATCGAGGGCTTTGTGCGGGAGGCGCAGCTGGGTGAGCTGGTGGACCCGCTGGCCGCCGACGTCGTCCGTCCCCTCATCGCAGCGCTCGAAGGGCCGGCGGGCACGCGGGCTGACGTTGTGCTGGACCGCTGGGCGCGGGATCCTGATCCGTGGCTGAGGCGGGCTGCCGCACTCTCGCGGCAGGCAGGGCCTCAGCCGCCGGCGCGCCGCTCCACCACCGCGTAA
- a CDS encoding ribonuclease Z, which produces MRELVVLGTASQVPTRSRNHNGYFLRWNEEGLLFDPGEGTQRQMIHAGVPASRITRICLTHVHGDHCFGLPGVLSRMVLDGVQHPVDLHFPASGAEVVRALVSLASPGLDLRLLPHGAAGAIAPGLEVRPLRHRIETFGYRLAEPEGRTFLPDRLAAAGIAGPEVTRLQREGSVRGVRLEDVSMPRPGQSFAFVMDTAECDGAGELADGVDLLVAESTFSDDDAGLAARYLHLTAGQAGALAATAGAGTLVLTHFSSRYSDVGVLAGQAVARSGGAAVVAAQDLDRIPLPRRQRAYGVTAGIPRPASPLSVDEDVDPGTVVGMEQDQEQHKVEQQVDGHDVGQ; this is translated from the coding sequence ATGCGTGAACTGGTCGTCCTTGGCACCGCCTCGCAGGTTCCCACGCGGAGCCGCAATCACAACGGGTACTTTCTTCGTTGGAACGAAGAGGGCTTGCTCTTCGACCCGGGCGAAGGCACGCAGCGGCAGATGATCCACGCGGGCGTCCCGGCCAGCCGGATCACGCGGATCTGCCTGACGCATGTTCACGGGGACCACTGCTTTGGGCTTCCGGGGGTGCTGTCGCGCATGGTCCTCGACGGGGTGCAGCACCCGGTGGACCTGCATTTTCCGGCCTCTGGTGCGGAGGTGGTCCGCGCCCTTGTGTCCCTCGCCTCCCCCGGCCTTGACCTGCGGCTGCTCCCGCACGGCGCCGCCGGTGCGATCGCTCCCGGCCTGGAGGTGAGGCCGTTGCGGCATCGCATCGAGACGTTTGGCTACCGGCTGGCCGAGCCGGAGGGCCGTACATTCCTGCCGGACCGCCTCGCAGCGGCCGGGATTGCCGGTCCGGAGGTTACACGGCTGCAGCGGGAGGGGTCTGTGCGCGGGGTCCGGCTGGAGGACGTGAGCATGCCCCGGCCAGGGCAGAGTTTCGCCTTTGTCATGGATACCGCCGAATGTGACGGCGCAGGTGAACTGGCCGACGGCGTGGACCTCCTCGTGGCGGAGTCGACGTTCAGCGACGACGACGCCGGGCTGGCGGCCCGCTATCTTCACCTCACCGCCGGGCAGGCGGGTGCGCTGGCGGCCACCGCCGGGGCCGGAACGCTCGTGCTCACCCATTTCTCATCCCGGTACAGTGACGTCGGTGTCCTGGCCGGCCAGGCGGTCGCCCGCTCCGGCGGGGCCGCCGTCGTCGCCGCGCAGGACCTGGACAGGATTCCGCTGCCCCGGCGGCAGCGGGCCTACGGAGTGACAGCCGGGATCCCGCGCCCGGCCAGTCCGCTGTCAGTAGACGAAGATGTCGATCCAGGCACGGTTGTGGGCATGGAGCAGGACCAGGAACAGCACAAAGTCGAACAGCAGGTGGACGGCCACGATGTAGGACAGTGA
- a CDS encoding CPBP family intramembrane glutamic endopeptidase — translation MSDRALGTGSGAGVSVRNAVSLKLLPAALVSLSGFVLFVLEERIPGYGLLAVALALAGFIDRALLRDLALIAAGLVAISLVPITTDISTEHMLVMGTAMILAVGVPYTMSRFVFKDHGVRFPVLTGHPWTRAEKWYLAAVVVMGYALLPAYMVNTGVYNNWPAVSDPEGIFRLFLGTNALGIWDELFFICTVFALLRRHLPLGQANLLQAVLFTSFLWELGFHAWAPVFIFPFALLQAYIFTRTKSLSYIVAVHLLFDFVLFLVLLHAHNRAWIDIFVY, via the coding sequence ATGTCTGATCGTGCGCTCGGAACCGGCTCCGGAGCAGGGGTCAGTGTCCGCAATGCCGTGTCCCTGAAGCTGCTTCCTGCGGCACTCGTGTCGCTTTCCGGCTTTGTGCTCTTCGTCCTGGAAGAGCGGATCCCCGGCTACGGCCTGCTGGCCGTTGCGTTGGCACTGGCAGGTTTCATCGACCGGGCACTGTTGCGCGACCTGGCCCTGATCGCCGCCGGGCTCGTGGCCATCAGCCTCGTTCCCATCACCACCGACATCAGTACGGAACACATGCTTGTCATGGGCACGGCAATGATCCTTGCCGTGGGAGTGCCCTACACGATGTCGCGGTTTGTGTTCAAGGACCACGGTGTCAGGTTTCCCGTGCTGACCGGGCACCCGTGGACGAGGGCAGAGAAGTGGTACCTGGCCGCCGTGGTGGTCATGGGCTACGCACTGCTCCCGGCGTACATGGTCAATACCGGGGTGTACAACAACTGGCCCGCAGTCTCCGACCCCGAGGGGATCTTCCGTCTCTTCCTGGGCACCAATGCCCTGGGCATCTGGGATGAGCTGTTCTTCATCTGCACGGTCTTCGCACTTCTGCGCCGGCACCTGCCGCTGGGTCAGGCGAACCTGCTGCAGGCCGTTCTCTTTACATCGTTCCTGTGGGAACTGGGCTTCCACGCCTGGGCGCCGGTCTTCATCTTTCCCTTCGCCCTGCTCCAGGCGTACATCTTCACGCGGACCAAGTCACTGTCCTACATCGTGGCCGTCCACCTGCTGTTCGACTTTGTGCTGTTCCTGGTCCTGCTCCATGCCCACAACCGTGCCTGGATCGACATCTTCGTCTACTGA
- a CDS encoding dienelactone hydrolase family protein: MLICHENRGLTPHIQDVARRFAKAGYAALALDLLSREGGTASLDRDAVPGALTKAGAQRHVSDFAAAFDYLNSQDFVDSGRIAMTGYCFGGGITWQAATELSGLKATSAFYGPAPDLAKVAAIKPAVLGVYAELDERITGALPAFRDALADTDVRHELKVYPGVDHAFHNDIGERYKEAQANVAWNHTLDWFGRYV; encoded by the coding sequence GTGCTCATCTGCCACGAAAACCGCGGGCTGACACCGCACATCCAGGACGTGGCGCGGCGCTTCGCCAAAGCCGGCTATGCGGCCCTGGCGCTGGACCTGCTGAGCAGGGAGGGCGGAACGGCAAGCCTGGACCGGGACGCGGTTCCCGGCGCACTGACCAAGGCCGGAGCGCAGCGCCACGTCTCCGATTTCGCGGCAGCCTTCGACTACCTGAACTCGCAGGATTTCGTCGACTCCGGGCGTATTGCCATGACGGGCTACTGCTTCGGCGGCGGCATCACCTGGCAGGCCGCGACGGAACTGTCCGGGCTGAAGGCCACATCGGCGTTCTACGGACCGGCTCCGGACCTGGCGAAGGTCGCCGCCATCAAACCGGCTGTCCTGGGCGTCTACGCCGAACTGGACGAGCGGATCACCGGAGCGCTGCCGGCGTTCCGCGATGCCCTGGCTGATACCGACGTCCGCCACGAGCTCAAGGTGTATCCCGGCGTCGACCATGCGTTCCACAATGACATCGGCGAGCGCTATAAGGAGGCGCAGGCCAACGTTGCGTGGAACCACACGCTGGATTGGTTCGGCAGGTATGTCTGA
- a CDS encoding amino acid ABC transporter ATP-binding protein translates to MSPTEPSPTGPALPGDAALLTVRGLRKAFRSHEVLKSVDVDVRRGEVVALIGPSGSGKTTVLRCLNGLEIPDDGVVDFAGQLAVDFSAPVTKKQLAALRDRSAMVFQHYNLFPHKTVLENIIEGPVQVQKRPKAEAIAEARGLLARVGLSAKEKSYPFELSGGQQQRVGIVRALALRPQLLLFDEPTSALDPELVGDVLTVIKELADEGWTMVVVTHELAFARQVADEVIFMDGGVVVERGHPDTVLRDPREERTRQFVDRLLNPF, encoded by the coding sequence ATGTCGCCCACTGAACCCTCGCCCACTGGACCAGCGCTCCCGGGTGACGCCGCGCTGCTCACCGTGCGCGGGCTGCGTAAGGCCTTCCGCAGCCATGAAGTGCTGAAATCCGTGGACGTGGACGTCCGCCGGGGCGAAGTTGTGGCCCTGATCGGGCCCTCAGGATCCGGCAAGACGACGGTCCTGCGGTGCCTCAACGGACTCGAAATACCCGACGACGGCGTGGTGGACTTTGCGGGCCAGCTCGCCGTCGACTTTTCCGCCCCGGTGACCAAGAAGCAGCTCGCCGCCTTAAGGGACCGCAGCGCCATGGTGTTCCAGCACTACAACCTCTTTCCGCACAAGACCGTCCTTGAGAACATCATCGAAGGCCCCGTGCAGGTGCAGAAACGGCCCAAAGCGGAGGCAATCGCAGAAGCCAGGGGCCTTCTGGCCCGCGTCGGACTGTCAGCCAAGGAGAAGAGCTACCCGTTCGAGCTCTCCGGCGGGCAGCAGCAGCGTGTCGGCATCGTGCGTGCGCTCGCCCTTCGGCCGCAGCTCCTGCTTTTTGACGAGCCGACGTCGGCCCTGGACCCTGAGCTGGTGGGTGACGTCCTGACCGTGATCAAGGAGCTGGCGGACGAAGGCTGGACCATGGTGGTGGTCACCCATGAGCTGGCGTTCGCCCGTCAGGTGGCCGACGAAGTCATCTTCATGGACGGCGGCGTGGTCGTTGAGCGCGGTCATCCCGATACCGTGCTGCGCGACCCGCGGGAGGAGCGCACCCGGCAATTCGTGGACCGGCTGCTTAACCCGTTCTAG
- a CDS encoding amino acid ABC transporter permease: MTINWDLVWSSLGPILIGAVSGTIPLALASFGLGLLLALLIALMRLSRNPVFSAIARMYISVIRGTPLLVQLFVIFYGLPSVGVTISPWPSAIIAFSLNVGGYAAEVIRAAILSVPKGQWEAGHTIGMSRRQSLVRIILPQAARVSVPPLSNTFISLVKDTSLASLILVTELFRQAQQVAAFSQEFMLLYLEAAVIYWIICLVLAGGQSVLEKRLDRYVAH; this comes from the coding sequence ATGACTATCAACTGGGACCTCGTCTGGAGCTCACTGGGGCCCATCCTCATCGGCGCCGTTTCCGGCACGATTCCGCTGGCCTTGGCGTCTTTCGGCCTCGGACTGCTGCTGGCCCTGCTGATCGCGCTGATGCGGCTCAGCCGGAACCCCGTCTTTTCCGCCATTGCGCGAATGTACATTTCCGTCATCCGAGGCACACCACTGCTGGTGCAGCTGTTCGTCATTTTCTACGGGCTTCCGTCTGTGGGAGTCACCATCAGCCCGTGGCCCAGTGCCATCATCGCCTTCTCCCTGAATGTGGGCGGCTACGCAGCAGAGGTCATCCGGGCGGCCATCCTGTCCGTTCCCAAAGGACAGTGGGAAGCCGGCCACACGATCGGCATGTCCCGCCGCCAGTCGCTGGTCCGGATCATCCTGCCGCAGGCCGCGCGCGTCTCGGTCCCGCCCCTGTCCAACACGTTCATCAGCCTGGTCAAAGACACATCGCTCGCGTCCCTGATCCTCGTCACCGAGCTGTTCCGCCAGGCGCAGCAGGTGGCGGCCTTCAGCCAGGAATTCATGCTCCTGTACCTGGAGGCAGCGGTGATCTACTGGATCATCTGCCTGGTCCTCGCCGGCGGGCAGTCCGTCCTGGAAAAGAGATTGGACCGCTATGTCGCCCACTGA